Proteins from a single region of Bombus huntii isolate Logan2020A chromosome 2, iyBomHunt1.1, whole genome shotgun sequence:
- the LOC126875129 gene encoding uncharacterized protein LOC126875129, which produces MAASLLKMYSSSIRKCLRHVSKYCRIGSRRATFHCTAKNLKVKCNDKPFFTTRLALPPDYENVADFMCEAYYKHEPVVINIGLGGTEAPPIWRRMMLEQVKAGYSIIAENRENCIIGAALNCITDHNEQKMLCKLARCCEDGPLRDLIEFFAFVLEAPKVWERFPVRLIFEQCSLAVSCEYQGLGIAKRLIQESWHLARDCGYRLFRLDCNSSYCAKIAQGFGWPMIWDIPFDQYVKNGKVIFNHVKEPHTTCRVFVDRLRYCKTYCLPYKDCKTTTSAPFPEK; this is translated from the exons ATGGCTGCGTCGCTCTTGAAAATGTATAGTAGTTCCATCCGCAAATGCCTCAGACATGTTTCGAAATACTGTCGAATTGGAAGCAGGAGAGCAACTTTTCATTGTACGgcaaaaaatttgaaagtaaaatGCAAC GATAAACCATTTTTCACAACTCGTTTAGCTCTACCTCCCGATTACGAGAACGTAGCAGATTTCATGTGCGAAGCATACTACAAACACGAACCGGTAGTCATCAACATTGGTCTCGGAGGTACAGAGGCCCCACCTATTTGGAGACGTATGATGCTAGAACAAGTAAAGGCCGGATACTCGATCATCGCTGAGAATCGAGAGAATTGTATAATTGGCGCTGCCCTAAATTGTATAACGGACCATAACGAACAGAAAATGTTATGCAAATTGGCAAGATGCTGCGAGGACGGACCTCTTCGCGATCTTATCGAATTTTTCGCTTTCGTACTCGAAGCACCTAAAGTTTGGGAACGTTTTCCCGTAAGACTTATCTTTGAACAATGCAGTTTAGCAGTAAGTTGTGAGTATCAAGGTTTAGGAATCGCCAAAAGATTGATCCAGGAAAGCTGGCACTTGGCACGCGACTGTGGCTACCGATTGTTCAGACTAGATTGCAATAGCAG CTATTGTGCAAAGATAGCCCAAGGTTTTGGATGGCCAATGATCTGGGATATACCATTCGATCAATATGTGAAAAACGGTAAAGTCATCTTCAACCATGTTAAGGAACCACATACTACGTGTCGCGTCTTCGTTGATCGTTTACGATATTGTAAAACCTACTGCCTTCCTTATAAGGATTGTAAAACAACAACATCTGCTCCGTTTCcagaaaagtaa
- the LOC126875051 gene encoding filaggrin-like isoform X3, which translates to MDIFFNEIQSDAAPTANERMTLTKMMAEDLDGTASGYVYNQQQGIPVYYVQYSNHGSGRYYHAPDVVQYVATPVAHSVPETTLLHPYVSAEDVVRSNHQGTVNYGNEQSLDHSVASTKPLLRVPYYVDGKVVENEGNDKEETQEKSGDEDHSNEESMEDDSDEEGGEEETDHWDDIDGEIHDGYHGGSVKTFDHGDGYDHEAIGGSKGDEGFLEEGKGEKHANEEYSKKVMKGEKGYKKEKEFSKAESGSDDSGHEEGYHKNEGKHKKGHVVEDEKHGSRKEAEKGKEGSSYGHSSYHKKGQKTNGFHNVYHKDEYKKETDFYDDDYKKGDFEEYEEFDKGYKTGEGDFKKGEHHSSGRDYQDHGEKGSYDKGHYDNQNEGQQVEEGEKSHYSNHEDYNVEEDSKSDRIHEFHKGDD; encoded by the exons ATGGATATTTTCTTCAACGAAATACAG AGCGACGCTGCTCCAACGGCGAACGAGCGTATGACGTTGACGAAGATGATGGCGGAGGATCTCGACGGGACGGCCAGTGGCTACGTGTACAATCAGCAACAGGGTATTCCGGTTTACTACGTTCAGTACAGCAATCACGGAAGTGGACGGTACTACCATGCACCGGACGTCGTGCAGTACGTTGCTACACCTGTTGCACACAGTGTTCCTGAAACGACGCTTTTGCACCCCTATGTAAGCGCCGAGGATGTTGTGCGCTCCAACCACCAAGGAACTGTCAATTACGGTAACGAGCAATCGCTGGATCACTCAGTAGCCTCTACCAAGCCTCTGCTACGTGTCCCGTATTACGTTGATGGAAAGGTCGTCGAGAACGAGGGGAATGACAAAGAAGAAACACAGGAGAAGAGCGGCGACGAGGATCATAGTAACGAGGAAAGTATGGAGGATGATAGCGACGAGGAAGGAGGAGAGGAAGAGACTGATCATTGGGATGATATCGATGGAGAGATTCACGATGGATATCACGGTGGATCGGTGAAAACGTTCGACCATGGTGATGGTTACGATCATGAGGCAATCGGTGGATCTAAGGGTGATGAAGGTTTTTTGGAGGAAGGAAAGGGAGAGAAACACGCGAATGAAGAGTATTCGAAGAAAGTGATGAAGGGAGAAAAGGGATataagaaggagaaagagtTTAGTAAAGCGGAATCTGGCAGCGACGATAGTGGACACGAGGAAG GATACCATAAGAACGAAGGTAAACACAAAAAGGGACACGTGGTCGAAGATGAAAAACATGGTTCCCGCAAGGAGGCAGAGAAAGGCAAAGAAGGAAGTAGTTACGGGCATTCGTCCTACCATAAGAAGGGGCAGAAAACTAATGGTTTCCACAATGTCTATCACAAGGACGAATACAAGAAGGAAACGGACTTTTACGACGATGATTATAAGAAGGGTGATTTCGAGGAGTACGAGGAATTCGACAAAGGTTACAAGACCGGCGAGGGTGATTTTAAGAAAGGCGAACATCATTCTTCTGGACGTGATTATCAAGATCATGGAGAGAAAGGAAGTTACGATAAGGGACACTATGACAACCAGAATGAAGGTCAACAGGTCGAAGAAGGCGAAAAGTCGCATTATTCAAACCACGAGGATTATAATGTCGAAGAGGATTCAAAATCGGATAGAATACACGAGTTCCATAAAGGAGATGATTGA
- the LOC126875107 gene encoding uncharacterized protein LOC126875107, whose amino-acid sequence MRIFREWHTINAAFCIHVYSTIIISITQADKLHHDVWERYESKSIEKKQAFKESDDEPSYRTSFQKMLIPIKEPRVDKNFQMFRMPLEPDAEILPAHYTGVKPPGVDHMELKHADSQISQTVPKIESLKKIEQAGNQQVSKNQESASVTGEKGYQKASSFEKAYKGESLKKKEKTRYIEAGGKKKVHENREDNSGQRAEQIGSKKGGKHKKKDSSQVDHKAAGYRNVYHKDEYKKNHDFYDNDDHGGHSKEHGRYKEKYVAIEGKFKKGDAHDFSFDESELRKRKISGNSQAGRETKGHKARRSYG is encoded by the coding sequence ATGAGAATCTTCAGAGAGTGGCATACTATTAATGCAGCGTTCTGCATACATGTGTACTCGACGATCATAATTAGTATCACGCAAGCTGATAAATTGCATCATGATGTTTGGGAGAGATATGAATCAAAAAGTATTGAGAAGAAACAAGCTTTCAAAGAAAGCGATGACGAACCATCCTATAGAACGAGCTTTCAGAAGATGTTGATCCCCATAAAAGAACCACGCGTGGATAAGAATTTCCAAATGTTTCGAATGCCTTTGGAGCCAGACGCAGAGATACTGCCGGCTCACTACACAGGTGTCAAACCTCCTGGAGTTGATCATATGGAACTGAAACACGCAGACTCTCAAATTTCTCAAACCGTTCCCAAAATTGAATCTTTGAAGAAGATTGAACAGGCCGGTAATCAACAAGTGTCTAAAAACCAAGAATCTGCAAGTGTAACTGGTGAAAAAGGATATCAGAAGGCCTCTTCGTTTGAGAAAGCATATAAAGGTGAGAgtttgaagaaaaaagagaagacaCGATATATTGAAGCTGGTGGAAAGAAGAAAGTTCATGAGAATAGGGAAGACAATTCAGGTCAAAGGGCAGAACAGATTGGAAGTAAAAAAGGAGGCAAACATAAAAAGAAGGACAGCAGTCAGGTGGATCACAAGGCAGCTGGTTATCGTAACGTTTATCACAAAGACGAGTATAAGAAGAATCATGATTTTTATGATAATGATGATCATGGCGGTCATTCGAAGGAACACGGAAGATATAAAGAGAAATACGTTGCTATCGAAGGCAAATTCAAGAAGGGTGACGCTCACGATTTCAGCTTCGACGAATCAGAACTTCGTAAGCGGAAAATATCGGGGAACTCCCAAGCTGGTAGAGAAACCAAAGGTCACAAGGCTCGGCGTAGTTACGGTTGA
- the LOC126875051 gene encoding filaggrin-like isoform X2, giving the protein MLSRALVCVFLLTCQSDAAPTANERMTLTKMMAEDLDGTASGYVYNQQQGIPVYYVQYSNHGSGRYYHAPDVVQYVATPVAHSVPETTLLHPYVSAEDVVRSNHQGTVNYGNEQSLDHSVASTKPLLRVPYYVDGKVVENEGNDKEETQEKSGDEDHSNEESMEDDSDEEGGEEETDHWDDIDGEIHDGYHGGSVKTFDHGDGYDHEAIGGSKGDEGFLEEGKGEKHANEEYSKKVMKGEKGYKKEKEFSKAESGSDDSGHEEGYHKNEGKHKKGHVVEDEKHGSRKEAEKGKEGSSYGHSSYHKKGQKTNGFHNVYHKDEYKKETDFYDDDYKKGDFEEYEEFDKGYKTGEGDFKKGEHHSSGRDYQDHGEKGSYDKGHYDNQNEGQQVEEGEKSHYSNHEDYNVEEDSKSDRIHEFHKGDD; this is encoded by the exons ATGTTATCCAGAGCACTAGTGTGCGTGTTCCTTCTAACTTGCCAGAGCGACGCTGCTCCAACGGCGAACGAGCGTATGACGTTGACGAAGATGATGGCGGAGGATCTCGACGGGACGGCCAGTGGCTACGTGTACAATCAGCAACAGGGTATTCCGGTTTACTACGTTCAGTACAGCAATCACGGAAGTGGACGGTACTACCATGCACCGGACGTCGTGCAGTACGTTGCTACACCTGTTGCACACAGTGTTCCTGAAACGACGCTTTTGCACCCCTATGTAAGCGCCGAGGATGTTGTGCGCTCCAACCACCAAGGAACTGTCAATTACGGTAACGAGCAATCGCTGGATCACTCAGTAGCCTCTACCAAGCCTCTGCTACGTGTCCCGTATTACGTTGATGGAAAGGTCGTCGAGAACGAGGGGAATGACAAAGAAGAAACACAGGAGAAGAGCGGCGACGAGGATCATAGTAACGAGGAAAGTATGGAGGATGATAGCGACGAGGAAGGAGGAGAGGAAGAGACTGATCATTGGGATGATATCGATGGAGAGATTCACGATGGATATCACGGTGGATCGGTGAAAACGTTCGACCATGGTGATGGTTACGATCATGAGGCAATCGGTGGATCTAAGGGTGATGAAGGTTTTTTGGAGGAAGGAAAGGGAGAGAAACACGCGAATGAAGAGTATTCGAAGAAAGTGATGAAGGGAGAAAAGGGATataagaaggagaaagagtTTAGTAAAGCGGAATCTGGCAGCGACGATAGTGGACACGAGGAAG GATACCATAAGAACGAAGGTAAACACAAAAAGGGACACGTGGTCGAAGATGAAAAACATGGTTCCCGCAAGGAGGCAGAGAAAGGCAAAGAAGGAAGTAGTTACGGGCATTCGTCCTACCATAAGAAGGGGCAGAAAACTAATGGTTTCCACAATGTCTATCACAAGGACGAATACAAGAAGGAAACGGACTTTTACGACGATGATTATAAGAAGGGTGATTTCGAGGAGTACGAGGAATTCGACAAAGGTTACAAGACCGGCGAGGGTGATTTTAAGAAAGGCGAACATCATTCTTCTGGACGTGATTATCAAGATCATGGAGAGAAAGGAAGTTACGATAAGGGACACTATGACAACCAGAATGAAGGTCAACAGGTCGAAGAAGGCGAAAAGTCGCATTATTCAAACCACGAGGATTATAATGTCGAAGAGGATTCAAAATCGGATAGAATACACGAGTTCCATAAAGGAGATGATTGA
- the LOC126875051 gene encoding filaggrin-like isoform X1, protein MELGRCAQFRNTVATIESELQLRNFESDAAPTANERMTLTKMMAEDLDGTASGYVYNQQQGIPVYYVQYSNHGSGRYYHAPDVVQYVATPVAHSVPETTLLHPYVSAEDVVRSNHQGTVNYGNEQSLDHSVASTKPLLRVPYYVDGKVVENEGNDKEETQEKSGDEDHSNEESMEDDSDEEGGEEETDHWDDIDGEIHDGYHGGSVKTFDHGDGYDHEAIGGSKGDEGFLEEGKGEKHANEEYSKKVMKGEKGYKKEKEFSKAESGSDDSGHEEGYHKNEGKHKKGHVVEDEKHGSRKEAEKGKEGSSYGHSSYHKKGQKTNGFHNVYHKDEYKKETDFYDDDYKKGDFEEYEEFDKGYKTGEGDFKKGEHHSSGRDYQDHGEKGSYDKGHYDNQNEGQQVEEGEKSHYSNHEDYNVEEDSKSDRIHEFHKGDD, encoded by the exons AGCGACGCTGCTCCAACGGCGAACGAGCGTATGACGTTGACGAAGATGATGGCGGAGGATCTCGACGGGACGGCCAGTGGCTACGTGTACAATCAGCAACAGGGTATTCCGGTTTACTACGTTCAGTACAGCAATCACGGAAGTGGACGGTACTACCATGCACCGGACGTCGTGCAGTACGTTGCTACACCTGTTGCACACAGTGTTCCTGAAACGACGCTTTTGCACCCCTATGTAAGCGCCGAGGATGTTGTGCGCTCCAACCACCAAGGAACTGTCAATTACGGTAACGAGCAATCGCTGGATCACTCAGTAGCCTCTACCAAGCCTCTGCTACGTGTCCCGTATTACGTTGATGGAAAGGTCGTCGAGAACGAGGGGAATGACAAAGAAGAAACACAGGAGAAGAGCGGCGACGAGGATCATAGTAACGAGGAAAGTATGGAGGATGATAGCGACGAGGAAGGAGGAGAGGAAGAGACTGATCATTGGGATGATATCGATGGAGAGATTCACGATGGATATCACGGTGGATCGGTGAAAACGTTCGACCATGGTGATGGTTACGATCATGAGGCAATCGGTGGATCTAAGGGTGATGAAGGTTTTTTGGAGGAAGGAAAGGGAGAGAAACACGCGAATGAAGAGTATTCGAAGAAAGTGATGAAGGGAGAAAAGGGATataagaaggagaaagagtTTAGTAAAGCGGAATCTGGCAGCGACGATAGTGGACACGAGGAAG GATACCATAAGAACGAAGGTAAACACAAAAAGGGACACGTGGTCGAAGATGAAAAACATGGTTCCCGCAAGGAGGCAGAGAAAGGCAAAGAAGGAAGTAGTTACGGGCATTCGTCCTACCATAAGAAGGGGCAGAAAACTAATGGTTTCCACAATGTCTATCACAAGGACGAATACAAGAAGGAAACGGACTTTTACGACGATGATTATAAGAAGGGTGATTTCGAGGAGTACGAGGAATTCGACAAAGGTTACAAGACCGGCGAGGGTGATTTTAAGAAAGGCGAACATCATTCTTCTGGACGTGATTATCAAGATCATGGAGAGAAAGGAAGTTACGATAAGGGACACTATGACAACCAGAATGAAGGTCAACAGGTCGAAGAAGGCGAAAAGTCGCATTATTCAAACCACGAGGATTATAATGTCGAAGAGGATTCAAAATCGGATAGAATACACGAGTTCCATAAAGGAGATGATTGA
- the LOC126875051 gene encoding filaggrin-like isoform X4, with translation MTLTKMMAEDLDGTASGYVYNQQQGIPVYYVQYSNHGSGRYYHAPDVVQYVATPVAHSVPETTLLHPYVSAEDVVRSNHQGTVNYGNEQSLDHSVASTKPLLRVPYYVDGKVVENEGNDKEETQEKSGDEDHSNEESMEDDSDEEGGEEETDHWDDIDGEIHDGYHGGSVKTFDHGDGYDHEAIGGSKGDEGFLEEGKGEKHANEEYSKKVMKGEKGYKKEKEFSKAESGSDDSGHEEGYHKNEGKHKKGHVVEDEKHGSRKEAEKGKEGSSYGHSSYHKKGQKTNGFHNVYHKDEYKKETDFYDDDYKKGDFEEYEEFDKGYKTGEGDFKKGEHHSSGRDYQDHGEKGSYDKGHYDNQNEGQQVEEGEKSHYSNHEDYNVEEDSKSDRIHEFHKGDD, from the exons ATGACGTTGACGAAGATGATGGCGGAGGATCTCGACGGGACGGCCAGTGGCTACGTGTACAATCAGCAACAGGGTATTCCGGTTTACTACGTTCAGTACAGCAATCACGGAAGTGGACGGTACTACCATGCACCGGACGTCGTGCAGTACGTTGCTACACCTGTTGCACACAGTGTTCCTGAAACGACGCTTTTGCACCCCTATGTAAGCGCCGAGGATGTTGTGCGCTCCAACCACCAAGGAACTGTCAATTACGGTAACGAGCAATCGCTGGATCACTCAGTAGCCTCTACCAAGCCTCTGCTACGTGTCCCGTATTACGTTGATGGAAAGGTCGTCGAGAACGAGGGGAATGACAAAGAAGAAACACAGGAGAAGAGCGGCGACGAGGATCATAGTAACGAGGAAAGTATGGAGGATGATAGCGACGAGGAAGGAGGAGAGGAAGAGACTGATCATTGGGATGATATCGATGGAGAGATTCACGATGGATATCACGGTGGATCGGTGAAAACGTTCGACCATGGTGATGGTTACGATCATGAGGCAATCGGTGGATCTAAGGGTGATGAAGGTTTTTTGGAGGAAGGAAAGGGAGAGAAACACGCGAATGAAGAGTATTCGAAGAAAGTGATGAAGGGAGAAAAGGGATataagaaggagaaagagtTTAGTAAAGCGGAATCTGGCAGCGACGATAGTGGACACGAGGAAG GATACCATAAGAACGAAGGTAAACACAAAAAGGGACACGTGGTCGAAGATGAAAAACATGGTTCCCGCAAGGAGGCAGAGAAAGGCAAAGAAGGAAGTAGTTACGGGCATTCGTCCTACCATAAGAAGGGGCAGAAAACTAATGGTTTCCACAATGTCTATCACAAGGACGAATACAAGAAGGAAACGGACTTTTACGACGATGATTATAAGAAGGGTGATTTCGAGGAGTACGAGGAATTCGACAAAGGTTACAAGACCGGCGAGGGTGATTTTAAGAAAGGCGAACATCATTCTTCTGGACGTGATTATCAAGATCATGGAGAGAAAGGAAGTTACGATAAGGGACACTATGACAACCAGAATGAAGGTCAACAGGTCGAAGAAGGCGAAAAGTCGCATTATTCAAACCACGAGGATTATAATGTCGAAGAGGATTCAAAATCGGATAGAATACACGAGTTCCATAAAGGAGATGATTGA
- the LOC126875168 gene encoding histidine-rich glycoprotein-like, whose amino-acid sequence MKSRLAICLLFACIVCQLSSIVAREIYKEDDDLAVAASHHHHHHEEGGGGEHHSDHHSNHGDKGEKGYKSSHHQEKGEKGHHDKDHHSGHYDEGEGHKKSHHHDDGYYSEHHKGEKGEKGHKFHEEGHYGKGHNTKGHHEVHKLDEFKKDKEFFDEHHDSGHHEDHGGHYHEHGHKKGGHFKKGHHDHGDHEDHYGKKGHYEKGHHHHDDKGHKSEGGHDEHHSHHSHHGKKGEHDDHKSWGFKKGH is encoded by the coding sequence ATGAAGTCTCGTCTAGCGATTTGTCTATTGTTTGCTTGTATCGTCTGTCAGTTGAGCTCGATCGTTGCGCGAGAGATCTACAAGGAAGACGATGATCTAGCTGTGGCAGCCtcccatcatcatcatcatcacgAAGAGGGTGGTGGCGGAGAGCATCATTCTGATCATCACAGCAATCACGGTGATAAGGGTGAGAAAGGCTACAAGTCGTCTCACCATCAGGAGAAAGGGGAAAAGGGACATCATGACAAAGATCATCACAGTGGTCATTACGATGAGGGTGAAGGCCACAAGAAGAGTCATCATCATGACGATGGTTATTATTCTGAACACCATAAAGGAGAAAAGGGGGAGAAAGGACACAAATTCCACGAAGAAGGTCACTACGGAAAAGGACACAACACGAAGGGACACCATGAAGTTCATAAATTAGACGAATTTAAGAAGGACAAAGAATTCTTCGATGAACACCATGATTCTGGACACCATGAAGATCATGGTGGTCATTACCACGAACATGGTCACAAGAAGGGTGGACACTTTAAGAAGGGACATCATGATCATGGAGATCACGAGGATCATTATGGAAAGAAAGGACATTATGAAAAGGGACACCATCATCACGATGATAAAGGACATAAGAGCGAAGGTGGGCACGATGAGCATCATAGTCATCACTCTCATCATGGCAAGAAAGGAGAACACGATGATCACAAGTCGTGGGGATTCAAGAAAGGACATTAA